From Schistocerca cancellata isolate TAMUIC-IGC-003103 chromosome 10, iqSchCanc2.1, whole genome shotgun sequence:
AATCTTTGCGTCGTATTGGTGATAGTGTACCCGCGTTTCGTCTCCTGTGACCGTTCTCGTGAAGAATCGAACACCTTCTGCTTCAAAAAGTCGCAAAAGTTCTTCGAAGACGTCAATGCGTCGCTCTTTCAGTTCTGGAGTGAGACGCCATGACCACCAACTTGCAAATTGTTTGCAAAAATTTGGGCACTTCGTGAATGGTGTGGTGTGCTGAATCGTGATTTATGCTCAGATCTGAGGCTACTTCATCCACTGTCACACTGCGATTTTGCATCACAATGGCTTCAGCTATTGCCTGATCCGGGCGCTTAGCGTCTATCACAGAAGTCACACTATTTCCGCATTTTCCACTCCACTGATACGCTTGCTGCAATAGTGCGTATGCAGCTTCATTCACTGATGGATTACAACAGGTTTAGTATCTTCACCGCTCAGAAAACGTATGACAAAACGCTTTTCTTCCTTGGTGCTTGGGGCAGCCATTTTGAACTGGTATTGTGTCCACATTTCGCTTGTCTGTAGTATGCAGCCACCTGTAGGGCATTCCTTGTATCAATCGGAACAGTAATGCCAACGTAGAGAGCAATGGCGCGAATTGTCGGTTTTTAACTGCACTTcgaaggttttcatttgaccctTAAACCTTTAAGTAAATCTAAAGAAACTCCGCGTAAAGGCGTCCTTTAGCCTTCAGGCTACTGTTTTGGCGTGGTCGCTGTGTGTCAGGAAACTGTACTTACGGACTTCTCATATTTTTACCAAATCCTAAGGCATTTTTGCAAAttgtaaaatttatttacataGCCCCTGGTCACTAATTCAGAACGTGTATTCCTTTCAAGAAACTATTCAAGTTCCTGGCAAGAAAAATTTAAGATCTGGTTCTGGCTATAATTTTAGTATTAGCGTTTACGTCCATAATCTGTAACTGTTCTTGATATCCTCAGTGCTACCACTTACTTCACTGTGGTAAGCCGTTGGTGCAGTCACTAGGAGCAGTTTGGGTTTGGCTTGCACTGTTACCTTGCTGAAAATCCTGCAATGCGTTGTACTGCACCTGCTTGTAACTTGATgtttttgaccgagcgaggtggcgcagtggttagacactggactcgcattcggaaagacgacggttcaatcccgcgtccggccatcctgattcaggttttccgtgatttccctaaatcactccaggcaaatgccgggatggttcgtctgagagggcacggccgactttctaccccacccttccctactccgatgagaccgatgaccacgctgtctggtctccttccccaaaccaaccaaccaaccttgatgTTTTTAGCTACCGATGAAATTTATCTTTAATTGGGACAGTCGGTAAGTTTCGGAAGGTATTGCGCTTCCTTGTAGTCTTAGGATATTAGACTTGCTGATGAAACATACTCTTTACTGGGCCTCAAATGAATGTAGCATTTGCTTAGTTTGTCAAAGTATTAAACCGTCACTGATCAGTAGTCTAATATTGTGGTTCAAATGTCTTTGATTTATAACTCATTGTACTGCAACTGTGGCAGGCACTTGTCGTTTGACTTTGGgcagttcttttatttatttacttgtttacttGTTGTACCTTGATCAACAgctcactgcaattttttttttaattttaattttgaacttcAAAATACTTCGTTTCCTGTCATTCCAGTATTGATGTAATTTGCTTATTGTAATAAtttgaattatttttaataaaagtatactgtactttgtataTACTGTACTTCGTGGTCGCAGAATTTTTCCACTCGCCAATCAACTCCCTGTTGCTTCAAATGGCATGTATGCACGACATTTTGCAtgtaaaaaaaacttcaaatagcATGTATGTACGACGTCTTGCATgaacaaaaagagcttcaaatggcgTGTATGTACGACGTCTTGCATGTAAAAAAAAAGTCTCTATCAACAGAGACTAAGTGAATAGGCTGTACAACTGATCAAAAAATACTAAACAAAGCAGCCCTTATCGGTCGCTGACCCCATGCTTTCCTTTACTCAATGTAAATGCCAGAATTTCCTGTGCTGCTTGTATCAGGAAATATTACTTTAAATGTGACATACCTTTGCCGTTACACTCATCGGCCACCTGTAACGCAGCTTTCTGAATGTCAGGATGGGACTTCATCCTGGGACAGTGCTGGATGGTTGTCTTCAGACCTTCGGCGCTGTACTGGCCGTCAGCGTCAAGCTAGAAGCGGAAACATACACATGTTAGCGTACAGCTCTGGCTTACGAAGCAGTAATTACCGCTGGATTTTTGCTCGACGGCAGGAAGGCAACTCATCGCTGTTTCATTAGCTCACCACTTCGCTTCTCTCACTGTCGCAAAAAGACCTTACTTTCACGTATTTTTGTAAGTCATAGTTAACTTTATATCATTCTTATAAAGAAAAATTACTGTGGTATTTTGTtataagtaaattatttttataattgtgTCCCATCGATACAATGATAATTCTTCCCAATACACAGTTAATGATAAATGAATGTTCAAATGAATTGCCGGTATAACAGTTCTGAATGATAAATCAGATGATGTCAGAACAATGGTATCACAACTAATACTCTTATACGTAAAAAGTAGATTTATACAGTCAGGAACGTTAGAATGTACATCTCATTAAATTATTCAGCTTCGCATAGAGCCTCCGATGCCTTAAAAGCATCAGACTCACACTAATGCATAAATTGTGTGAGCACTTACCGCTTTGAATTTCTTCAGCATGCAACCAAGGAAGCACTGAAACAAGAGTGATGTAAACTGTAGTTATTAATTATGTCGCAGCAAGGTATCCGTATGTAAACacagatagacacacacacaaatagacacacacacacacacacacacacacacacacacacacacacacacatagtgagaGAGAGTGtgcgtgtatgagagagagagagagagagagagagagagagagagagagagagggtgcggGAGAGGGAGGAGAGAAATAGTGAAATTAGATTTTATAAAACATGATGGTATATGCAAAAAAAACATTAATGTTTCCCATTAGttattaaaattacttttattctATTCCATGAAGTTTTGGTATTCCAGTTGTATGAATTCCACTTCTTGACTCGATATTTTGGCTGAAAGTAATTCAGCCATGTTTAGGCGAGTATTCCGCAGTACAAAACatacacctgaagatgactgaacgTTTTTCAGCCAAAATATCATGGCAAGAATTCGACGTCATACGGCTGGAATCCCAAAACTTCATGGAATAATCTTTATGCTCGAAAAAAATCGAGAGTTACTTTTACTCCCTTACTGTATCTTCTTCAACTCATTGAGAACCAAGTCCAATATTTATTTCTGCGTAGAACGCGTTTAGTTCACGAACAGTACAGTATATTCTAATATTTACTGTAAAACTCATTTTTCTGAAACAGAAGTGGAGTGAATCGTTATCAGAATTGGTTAGAATAAATACAAGAGTTATAAATTCTGTAAGTGAATATTTCTACGGAAATAAAACTATATTCTTCCAcgagtttttaaatatttaaaggGTCTTGGAGAGAATGAAAGCAAGACATCAACGGGCATTCATCATATTAACCATTTCATTCAGTGCGATTTCAGGCTTTCTCGGCGTCTTTCAGCTacgaaatcttcacgggttatcagccgagtggcgtcatcTTCTAGTCGCTACGTgtcaatggattgcgtatccatcatcttcagacatgcctgaagatgatggatacgcaatccattgacACGTTACGACTAGAACACGATGCCACTCGACCTATAACCAGTGAAGATTTCATAGCACATTTCATTCTGTTTAGGGAGACCATGGTAAACAGAAAATCTGGATATATGAACGCTGATATTTCTGAACCTGTTTGCAGTTCGCTAACCACTATACCAGATCTTTTAATATATTGTTGTTAATACTCCGAACTGCTTATACCCTATCTGAGCAAAACTATCCAGAGGCCTGTTAGGGACATTACCATGCAGTGCGTCCACCCTTCCGTTTTATAACTGCTTCATCTCCTTAGGGGATAACCAAAGCCTGCGAAAGTGGTGATTTTAGACTCTGGGATCTAGAACAGAATATCCCAAACTGTGTTCTGCAGCACACTTTTGTTCCGGTTGAAGTGAATAAATGCTCTGCGATAAACTGTTAATAGCATTGCGGTGAacatttgaattaattaattatttctctCTTATTTTTTAAAACGTTTAATACGATTCTGTGTTATTTGTTACGATTTAAAATTTATCACAATAAAACAGGTTTTccctattttcaattttttttaattgtttcaacCTTCAAAATACACAAGGTCTTCCACCAAAGTACCAGGATTCTCCAAGCGTTCCGGCAGAGAAAATGTTTCAGAACCCCTGGTCTACAGCATTGTTGATGTCCTAACGCATAACAAagatattccaaagagtttacctCGGGACTCTGGTTATGCCATCCTGTTTCAGGAGTATTATTGTCTACAAATCATTGGCTCACATATGTTGCTTTATGAAAGGCTGTATTGTCATGCCGACAGAATCATTGTTTCCGAACACAAAACTGTAAAATGTATTTATCTGCTTCAGGATTTGCCATTTCATCAAGTACAATAAGGTGACCATAAGCCAACCACGAAAAAAAAGTCCCCCGGACTTCCTCCTCCTTACTTTACAATGGCCGGTGGTGTTCCCCAGACTTTCGTCAAGCCAGACCCTTCCACTGGATTGCCGCAGTGATTCATCATTCCGgatcactcgtttccagacatCCATTGTATAGTGACGGTGTTCCTTACTCTATCTCAAGGGTCACTTAGTGCTGACTACATGAATACgtggcttataaggagctgctGGTAACTGTACCCCATtcattttaactccctacacacagccaTTCAGCTATCTGGACTGCAGTAGCATTTTCATATTCACGAAAGCTTCCTTCCGTTGATTACTCGCGATTTTTGGAAACCATTCCACCCTCCGCCATGGTTACTATTCAGGACCAAAAAACAGTATGAGTGGGTACTGAAAGACAATCTCTATAATCAGATTTAATATCCTCACTAACACTCCCCTCCCACATAATGGCAAATATGATCACATGGAGGAGAAGCTGGTTCAGAGAAAAATCTATTACGTCCTTAATACAGTAATCCTTGTTTGTAACACATACGTACCAGGTTTTGAACGATATGTTTCGTTATACAATAATCAGCTCTAGACAGTTCAAGTTCAATTGAACTAACATAAATTTCGAATAACTGAGAGATCGATTTAACGAAGGTTTGAGTAATCAAGGTGGAGCCAGGGAAAAGTTAATATGAATTAAAACATTAGCACTGCAGTCTCCTTTAGCGTACGTATTGTAttacaaatggaacaaaaaattACTACTAGAAAAGATAATAAAGCTAATACGATATCAGTTCAGTTACTTTTCAATTACTTAAATGTTTAAAAAGAAAGGgacaaacaaatttttgaaaaggCGTAACTTTAATTCCATTCACTTTTCCACACTAAATAAACTACGTTATCGACACTAGCATTTCCTCCACAGAACGTCTCAAAAACGAATATGTCAGTTTTTAAAGTTAGTGAGCCACATCTCACTTCGCCGAACCATTAAATTCCCAGATTAAGAACCTTTTTTATGCAAATAGCCTCCAACAGGTATCTTTCGTCCTCTACACTGACTAAGACATTTCAAAAAGAATTCGTCAAGAAGAGGTAGCTCACATCCtcccttcttctgaaacgcttctgACAATATTCCTTTTTAATTCGGGACTGTCCATAGAATGTGTGAGCGAATCCCGAAATCTGTCGTTATATCCTCTGTTTTTTGCACTCCAAGTATCACGGTGACAATAGTTCGCTTCTTTCCTAGAGAAGTCAAACACTTCTTCTTCTTTGAAGTCATTATTACACTTGATTCAGGTACTGTGGCAAGTTACGCACTGTTAAGAAAGCAAAAGAGTGTCAAGAATAGCTAAATAACGCAACAGTTATGTGAACAAAAGACGAAACAGTTTTAATTGCCAAGTGTTTGATAGCATTTGATTTATAGAGAGTTTATCAAGATTCGATTAGCAACAGTTGGCTATGTTTCGTTCGCGAACTATTGATGTAGAAGAAACTACATGTTGTGTTATGTGGAGCAGTATACAGTTAGCTTCTCTTTCGTTAAAGACGCTGTTATTCCTCACCTTTTGTTCGGCGCTATTTGGATCGTTGTACGACCGCAAACCTCCGATACTGCCTGTAACACAAACAGATTTCAGTCAGTCATCGCCTGTAGTGTCTTAAAAGAGCAGACTGATCAGTCACAATGCATACTGATTTAAAAAACAATGTAGTGTCTTCAGTGTCTTAAAACATCGGAATATCATAGACCAGTTAACTAAACGACTGTACAAGATTCTCTACTCTACTAATACTCTGTTCCACTTGGGTCTCCGTAACTCCACTGTCTATTACCATTGAATATCTCACTGTCAATTTGCGGTAACCTCTGAAAAGTTATTCCATTGTGTAACGTATCTAAAAGTTAAAGGTGAACGTAACCTTGAGGCGTatattccatttaactctgaaattCCCGGAGCAGTGTGAAGCATGGTACAATTATTATGTGTTCTAACAGTGGTCTTCAAGCATACTAATGGTTCGATACAGTTTTCAGTGTTTGTCTGTCCCTTGCGAGACCTTTCGTCGATGCGTAGCTCCTGCAATCTACATTCACCAGAATATTCTTACGATAGCCACACTTCCCTCGATTGACAAACTGATGGTACCTTTATGATTCTAAATATGCCCTATTAACCGATCTGctgcttttcatttcttttaatcaagttgtgccacaaattccttttttcaCCAATATGTTTTAATACCACTAGAGTAGTTATCCAATATACCAACCTTACCTTCAgcattcacctgtagcaccacatttcaagagatgctatcttttttctcttttcttagTTTCATGTTACCTCAATTCGTCAGATCTGGCGTTTACGTTTTCGAACGTTTGGAATTCCCTTCAGTGGTAGTTGCCATATAAACACGCCCTACTGTAGTGGGTgatggcttcatgtctgtcttggctaagATACTGCATTCACTATCGTTCTTATAGTGGCTTATCCGCATTGctatttaattattcattattaGGCTTAATCCTGCCAGATGTCCTGTTCTTAATGCCATCGCACTTCACTGGCTCCTACTATAACATTATCAGTTTCCCTTTTTTAATTCCCTAACCGACCTACCCGTCCCATAAAAcgttagttttgtttttcttgatgacgAGATTCTCCTGAGTTGTCCACGTCCGGAGATCCCAACTGGAGGCTATGTTACATCCGTAATATTTTGCCCAAGACGACTGCATCAACATTAAGCTAATCAGTTCAGCTACATGCTTTGGGAAGGAGACAACGACTGTAGTTTATCTTTTAGCCGTCGTAGTACCAGCCCAGTAAGGTCATGTTCGCTGACGTTACAGGGCAATATATTGATTTATTTAGTAAtcttattctttccaattttcagcCAACCCGTCTTTGCTTTAGTACTGGCCTGCCAGATGAATCTTGATGTTAATAAAGTCGCTACTCTTTTCTCtaaatgctttttttctttttcctatatGCGGCGTAAATATTATCTACTAATGCAATTGGGAAATAAAAATACTGTATTGGTAAGACGCAAGTAGTATCCTCATGATTGCGTTGGGTGATAAAAAAAGCGATACGTGTAAAACTAAGAAAATACAACTTATATTAGCATCGAGTCTATAGCTTAAGCTTTTAGTAGGATTTTTGATGAAGTTTAAGTTCAGGTAAACACATCAAAAATGGCTGTATGGCCCTTATAAATGTCTTTAATAAGTTGAGTTCAGCGAAAACGTTCAAAACTAAATGTGAGTAGAATCGTCTTTACCATGCTTTTAGGTATTGAGAAAATGAGTTATCGTCCACAGCTTCTTTTTTGTAATGAGCAGACACGATTACCATAccgtaattaagagtttaaaaccTTTTTCTACTGCCATGAGGAACATACGGAGGCTTCGAGAGGACGATTGTGAACACATTTCACAGTGCTATGAAATGTGTTGTGGTACGTTCAGGAGAATAACACACGTTCTGCACTTGTCAGTGTGTATTCCCATGCTTACCTAGATGTTCTGAGTCCATACATCCTTTGACCTCCCTGGTGACTATCTCAATCAGAGAATCTTCGGCCTGAAAGCAAATACAAAGAAAGCGTAAGTTACGTTCCTGGAGAAGAAATATTTTTATGATTACTCTATCGCCAAGCAGTCTACTTTGAATACACCATGGTCCcaattttaaaaatatctgaaaGACTAAAGAACAAGACAAAACTTCAAATAAAATTCTTTATGGTTTTAAACCACTTCATATTGTAATAGGACGCATGTATACCTCAAATGAAACACAATAATCTAACTATTTAGGAGCTTACATTCATAAAACTCCGATCACTTAGTCCCAGGTTACAGAGCTTCTTAAAAGTCTACCATTATCAGATTCAGGAGATTGAAATCTCGAACAATTGCcttaattttatttcttccttaGCTAATATCTTCGTTTTTTGCACCAAAACATGTAATAAAGATAATACATGTATGTTGGCCACTCTATAACATGATGTAAACAGCTCTTTATGCAGTTTTCCATATTAACAGCACTCTGAGTGTACgtttactgccggccgaagtggccgtgcggttaaaggcgctgcagtctggaaccgcaagaccgctacggtcgcaggttcgcatcctgcctcgggcatggttgtttgtgatgtccttaggttagttaggtttaactagttctaagttctaggggactaatgacctcagaagttgagtcccatagtgctcagagccatttgaaccatttttttgtacgttTACACCCATATGAATTTTATTGTcgacaatgagtcacagttggaaaacAGCAATAATATTCATAAACAGAATTCTGGACAGAGAAATTATTTGCACTATTGTTCGCTCAGCCTTAGTGTTGCACAGAACAGAACTGGGAATTCTGCCATAATACTCTTTTACCACTTACTCTGTGAGTTAAGTATTTAGAGTATAATGAAATTAGCTTCTAAaagtaactaaaataaaatattcttctgGCCACTACTACTATTTCatacaactgtgtgtgtgtgtgtgtgtgtgtgtgtgtgtgtgtgtgtgcgtgtgtgtgtaggcttcgggtggggggcggggaggggtcGACGGAGACGCATGTGGATGGGTGGGTGGTTTGGTGAatttgagagagagacagagagagagagagacttaacatTGTTAAGTGAAGTCAATGCATGGCACGCTATCAAAACCAGTGTCTGCACGGAACCGTaatatatttgtaagacagaacaaGAAGCTAAATTGATGGGATACACAGCTAGAGCGAGATAGGATAGGTGACCACAAATCTGTCCAGAATGACTAATTACAGGGTGTAATGACTAAAGAGCAAATActtttatatgtgataccttaatacGTACACCCACAAGTGTGCATGTTGTCTTTTCTTTGCGTAGAACAAGTCTTCCCACGAACACAGACTCTACAACGTGATGTTTCCTAATAGTTTGTACCTGCATCACTAAGTAAACCTTGCCTGTCACTACAGATTAACTGTTTTTCGTCAGCACGTCCACACTCCAGCAGGTTACATGCCGTCCagaggaaaataaatattaatggcaTGCTCTTGCGGTATGTATGTGGAGGTGCTAACCAACTTAAAAAAAATACTACACCTATAATCATTagtctacaaatgaagtaaatactgatataatgtcgTTCAGCACCCCGtcgtcagtcaccaatagaaatatctgctcttatatcttttttttctttattgattttcaactcccccccccccccccctgaagggggcgggctggcagcagcttagtacgctgctatacagcctacagacttttttttaaaaaacggaagaagaaaagaaacaagaaaaacaggcgataaaacggtgacttaaaaacTCTTATATCcacttcaccctgtatatcaaggtCCGCAATCCACTAAGTTGTGCTAATCTGTAAAGGAAAACGTGAATTAAGTGACGTGGACAAGTAAAGGTTAACTATTACAGCAGGCGAAATATGACGCGGATTATTTTTATGGAACCATATACTTTCATCTCTAGCATGGAAATAAGCCTTCGAGAGACATAACATGTATTGAACTTGATCCAGTAGTAGCTAGGTAGAAACGCCGCACACCGTCAGCAAAggttactgttgtgtacatagttgtagtcagcgcgtacacaactttcccactaaagcGCGCCCCGCCAAGCACAATAGTGCAggagcagcgctcgtccgtctccgctctacgagacggcgctgccatagagacggaccaaattctgcttccgccgatccgcgtattaatatgtaacgcagccaatgagattgctggtaACGCAGAACCTCTTCTCCTCGcgtatcacactcgcgcagtgatacatgaacgcgcgaggtattaaaacgagtgtacagacctacgatcagtcagtctgcatcagtctgcataaGTCTGCATCTGTCTGTACCAGTAtagcaagtttcagtctgcgcctaataagattatcatattcctgtacatagccatgaagagaaatgtatagacactttgtcaagtatcagagatatgtgagaataagattaacgtaccaagaccaaaggaacttcagattgtcaattgtaaacagcatccagaatcatgtTATGTAAtatctattatttttattattttaataaacgtgtgtgaaaattaatcaagttctgtttaaagttggtcaccgtcaacctgctactataagcgtgcaagtggtatttctatcgtctgacctaacggcagaagataaacacgccacgataagacaacGAGACATATTCctgacactcgtctacttcgttagagcgccaagtcaaataatctgatggtgtgtgtactgaaggtcttacagtacgcacaccacagttaccAAAACTCAACCATCTGTACCAGATGTAAACAACCGCACCATGTCAGGTACGGTTCGTGTGTTCATTATTATAAAGTTAACATAACATTGATTAATGATGTAAAGAGATTCCTGCTAGGTACTACCGCACATAGAATTGCATTGCAGCCGACGGGcttgccgcagtcgtaacaccggttccagtcagattacggaagttaagcgctgtcgggctgggctagcacttggataggtgaccatccggtctaccgagcgttgttggcaagcggggtgcagtcagcccttgtgacgcTCTTTGACTGAGAAGAAGGGTTCCGttccgtaaactgacatacggcctggaaagcggtgtgcttaccacatacccctccacatccgcatccagtgatgcctgtggtctgaggatgacacggcggccggtcggtaccgttgggccttcatggcctcttcggaCGGAGGTTAGTTTAGTTATAAAATCTGCATTCGTCAGAGTTGAGTGCTATGTGGCGTTTCTTGTAATTGGCGGTCATCGGTTTTACCTTGAACACGGCTTGTTTCAACGTTccacacaggtaaaagtccagatgtGATAATTCTAGCGAGCGTGAAAGCCGTGCTACCTGTCCATCTCGGTAAatgaggcagcatgtctgtcagATACTACAAACATTATTAAAACTCCTTGCGGGaatgagactctaactcgggatctttgccttgcgcggacaagtgctctagaatctgagctagccaagcacgactcacgccc
This genomic window contains:
- the LOC126106828 gene encoding uncharacterized protein LOC126106828, which translates into the protein MMRAATAAAILLLATVAKAEDSLIEIVTREVKGCMDSEHLGSIGGLRSYNDPNSAEQKCFLGCMLKKFKALDADGQYSAEGLKTTIQHCPRMKSHPDIQKAALQVADECNGKVTGCSDYCSCAPLVAKCLHEGMKNKSFQTIFIALDEALDKMQS